One window from the genome of Candidatus Hydrogenedentota bacterium encodes:
- a CDS encoding isochorismatase family protein, whose amino-acid sequence MTIRFVAGLILISVVLSGSSAFSEGALALHTRGQIETSQWVAPEKINTDLDAPVSDRAFTYVHKTLLWDPAKTALVIVDLWDQSQAPQVGKRMEELAPHINQAARTAREKGLLVVHAPGGVTDYYTGTPQRARCLDVEPVALVAMEEGPALPVDASDNGWEGPVRADKPQTRQHPAIEIAEADAVGEGAEVYGLLKKRGIENVILMGVHANFALLDGPTGIRQMKAQGLNVVLVRDLTDSRYNPEKAPRVSHIRGTELVVDHLEQLGCPTIDSTDLTGKPAFRFTEDTRPHLAMIVSDDHYHADKTLPEFARVLREAEGIHVSVLHGEGGHSIPGMENLATADAVLVFVRRLGLPSGQLKLLRDFVASGKPVIGLRTASHAFKLKNKPDGSYEVPEGIAEWGGFDAEVLGGSYTGHEANEIGADISNLSTDHPILKGVEPAAWHSLGSLYNTGAIAADALRLQEGSIPGVTEAVTWIRGAAPGRGKVFYTSLGHPADFREPAFRQLLVNAVKWSVGTL is encoded by the coding sequence ATGACCATTCGTTTCGTTGCGGGTTTGATTCTGATTTCGGTCGTGCTCTCAGGTTCTTCGGCTTTCTCCGAAGGCGCGCTTGCCCTTCACACCCGCGGCCAGATCGAGACCTCCCAGTGGGTGGCTCCGGAAAAGATTAACACCGATCTTGATGCTCCGGTGAGTGACCGGGCCTTTACGTATGTTCATAAGACGTTGCTGTGGGATCCCGCGAAGACGGCGCTCGTGATCGTGGACCTCTGGGATCAATCGCAGGCGCCCCAGGTGGGAAAGCGCATGGAGGAGCTCGCCCCGCACATCAACCAGGCCGCTCGGACCGCCCGGGAGAAGGGCCTGCTTGTTGTTCACGCGCCCGGCGGTGTTACCGATTATTACACCGGCACGCCCCAGCGTGCGCGATGCCTGGACGTCGAGCCTGTAGCGCTCGTGGCGATGGAGGAAGGTCCCGCCCTTCCCGTCGATGCTTCGGACAACGGATGGGAGGGACCTGTCCGCGCCGACAAGCCCCAGACGCGCCAGCACCCCGCTATTGAGATCGCCGAAGCCGACGCCGTCGGCGAGGGAGCTGAAGTCTATGGACTCTTGAAGAAGCGCGGGATTGAGAACGTTATCCTGATGGGTGTTCACGCCAACTTCGCCCTGCTCGACGGTCCGACGGGTATTCGCCAGATGAAGGCGCAGGGCTTGAATGTCGTGCTGGTGCGCGACTTGACCGACAGCCGTTACAACCCCGAAAAAGCGCCCCGAGTGAGCCACATTCGCGGTACCGAACTCGTGGTCGACCACCTGGAACAGTTGGGATGCCCGACAATCGACAGTACCGACCTCACCGGCAAGCCCGCCTTTCGCTTTACGGAAGATACTCGCCCCCACCTGGCTATGATCGTCAGCGACGATCACTACCACGCCGACAAGACCTTGCCCGAGTTTGCCCGCGTGCTGCGAGAGGCGGAGGGGATCCATGTGTCCGTGCTCCACGGAGAAGGGGGCCACAGCATTCCGGGTATGGAGAACCTGGCCACGGCGGATGCGGTGCTGGTCTTCGTACGGCGGCTCGGGTTACCGTCCGGTCAACTCAAACTGCTGCGTGATTTCGTCGCCTCGGGAAAGCCCGTTATCGGGCTCCGCACGGCGAGTCATGCCTTCAAGCTCAAGAACAAGCCCGACGGAAGCTATGAAGTCCCCGAAGGTATCGCGGAGTGGGGGGGCTTTGACGCTGAAGTGCTCGGCGGCAGCTATACGGGCCATGAGGCCAACGAAATTGGCGCGGATATCAGCAACCTGTCGACAGACCATCCGATTCTAAAGGGCGTGGAGCCCGCCGCCTGGCACAGCCTCGGTTCCCTGTACAATACCGGAGCCATTGCCGCCGATGCGCTGCGCCTGCAGGAGGGGAGCATTCCCGGGGTGACTGAGGCGGTCACCTGGATTCGCGGAGCGGCGCCGGGCCGCGGAAAGGTCTTTTACACGAGTCTGGGCCATCCGGCGGACTTTCGTGAGCCTGCCTTTCGGCAGTTGCTGGTGAATGCGGTGAAGTGGTCGGTGGGCACACTATAG
- a CDS encoding YggS family pyridoxal phosphate-dependent enzyme — protein sequence MSTFSQIEFNLRDIRARAAAAAERAGRDPEGVTLIAVTKSVGVDEIRALRDLGLRHFGENRVEVARAKREALADSELVWHMIGNIQRRKTRDVLEVFDRIDAMDRLSLAESIQTRCLELDRCTHVLVEVNVSGESQKLGVSPSELPGLLAAMAPLDRVRVRGLMTMAPYDATAAEIGGIFNRLASLAADHRLPDVSMGMSNDFELAIEAGATEVRIGSALFE from the coding sequence TTGAGTACGTTCTCCCAGATAGAGTTCAACCTGCGCGATATTCGCGCCCGCGCCGCCGCCGCCGCGGAGCGCGCGGGCCGTGACCCGGAGGGGGTTACCCTCATCGCCGTGACCAAGTCCGTCGGTGTGGATGAAATTCGCGCCCTGCGGGATCTCGGTCTCCGGCACTTTGGAGAGAATCGCGTGGAGGTGGCCCGGGCCAAGCGGGAGGCGCTGGCGGATTCCGAGCTGGTCTGGCACATGATTGGGAACATCCAGCGCAGGAAAACCCGGGACGTGCTGGAGGTATTTGACCGGATTGATGCAATGGACCGCCTATCCCTTGCGGAAAGCATTCAGACCCGGTGCCTGGAGCTGGATCGGTGTACGCATGTCCTGGTGGAGGTTAACGTATCCGGAGAGTCGCAGAAGCTGGGTGTTTCGCCAAGCGAGTTGCCGGGGTTGCTGGCGGCGATGGCGCCGCTGGATCGGGTTCGGGTGCGTGGTCTGATGACCATGGCTCCCTACGATGCCACCGCCGCGGAAATCGGCGGGATATTTAACCGGCTCGCCTCGCTCGCGGCGGATCATCGACTGCCCGACGTGAGTATGGGCATGAGCAACGATTTTGAATTGGCCATTGAGGCCGGGGCCACCGAAGTCCGCATTGGCAGCGCCCTGTTTGAATAA
- the pheS gene encoding phenylalanine--tRNA ligase subunit alpha, whose product MKDQLEALQREALDSIAGATELDALEAARVKYLGRKGALTEILRGLGSVSAEERPAMGQAANVVKDAIGAALDERKALLSTAAESARESSEAVDLTLPGRQPRRGHIHMVNQVTEEIVEIFAALGFQVATGPDIETEYYNFDALNTPADHPARDSHDTFFVKPGVVLRTHTSPVQMRVMEQVKPPVAVLAPGRVYRVDYDASHSPMFNQIEGLLVDEGVTFADLKGTLMHFIHEMFGKDTKVRFRPHFFPFTEPSAEVDISCTICKGSGCRLCKHSGWLEALGCGMVHPKVFEYAGYDYEKYSGFAFGLGMDRIAMLRHAVPSINHLFDNDLRFLEQF is encoded by the coding sequence ATGAAAGACCAACTCGAGGCCCTGCAACGAGAGGCCCTCGACAGCATCGCCGGGGCCACCGAACTGGACGCGCTCGAAGCCGCGCGCGTTAAATACCTGGGCCGCAAGGGCGCCCTCACGGAAATACTTCGTGGGCTCGGGAGTGTGTCCGCGGAAGAGCGACCCGCCATGGGGCAGGCCGCGAATGTGGTGAAAGACGCCATCGGCGCGGCGCTGGACGAACGCAAGGCGCTGCTCTCCACGGCGGCGGAGTCGGCCCGTGAGTCGAGCGAAGCGGTTGACCTCACCCTGCCCGGACGCCAACCGCGTCGGGGCCACATCCACATGGTGAATCAAGTGACCGAAGAGATTGTGGAGATCTTTGCCGCGCTTGGTTTCCAGGTGGCAACCGGTCCGGATATAGAGACGGAATATTACAATTTTGACGCGCTGAATACCCCCGCCGACCATCCGGCGCGCGACTCCCACGACACCTTCTTCGTGAAGCCGGGTGTGGTGCTGCGTACCCACACCTCGCCGGTGCAGATGCGGGTCATGGAGCAGGTGAAGCCGCCCGTGGCCGTGCTGGCGCCGGGGCGCGTCTATCGCGTGGACTATGACGCGAGCCACAGCCCCATGTTCAACCAGATCGAGGGACTCCTGGTGGACGAAGGCGTGACCTTTGCCGATCTGAAGGGCACCCTGATGCACTTCATCCACGAGATGTTCGGCAAAGACACCAAGGTGCGCTTCCGCCCGCACTTCTTCCCCTTTACCGAGCCTTCCGCCGAGGTGGACATCAGTTGCACCATCTGCAAAGGCTCGGGCTGCCGCCTGTGCAAGCACAGCGGGTGGCTGGAAGCCCTCGGCTGCGGCATGGTCCACCCGAAGGTCTTCGAATACGCGGGCTACGACTACGAGAAATATTCGGGCTTCGCCTTTGGCCTGGGCATGGACCGGATCGCCATGCTGCGCCACGCCGTCCCCAGCATTAACCATCTTTTCGATAACGACCTTCGCTTCCTGGAGCAGTTCTAG
- a CDS encoding Gfo/Idh/MocA family oxidoreductase encodes MGITRREVLKAGAAGAVAWSVARGPAAYGQDRPWRHAVIGIGGQGTNHLNGFAKTEGVTIVAACDVDPERRTKVEEWWKDKFDARMYTNFHELLADPNIDSVSIATPDHWHTPVALHALLAGKHVYVEKPCSHNIHEALVLDKLARDTGLCVQHGTQHRSGEGPIEMVKLLREGIIGKVRMAKAINHQLRGPIGREPDSEAPAGVDYDMWLGPAPKRPFSRNRWHYNWHWHWDYGTGDTGNDGVHQIDVMRWGMGVDLPNRCTSVGAQLYYDDDHETPDTQTAIFEYDDVHLMFEMRLWTNYKLAGHDNGVFFYGDKGTLEIGREGCFIQLIGEERKRMGDSHNFTANVANFVACAKAGTPDKLNAPISEGVKSTILCHLANIGTRVGRPLTLSPDKSSFIGDDAANNLIARTYREGYELPNA; translated from the coding sequence ATGGGTATCACACGAAGAGAAGTTTTGAAGGCGGGGGCCGCGGGGGCGGTGGCGTGGTCTGTGGCGCGGGGACCGGCGGCCTATGGGCAGGATCGTCCCTGGCGCCATGCCGTGATTGGCATCGGGGGCCAGGGCACGAATCACTTGAATGGATTCGCGAAGACCGAGGGCGTGACCATCGTGGCCGCATGCGACGTTGATCCCGAGCGCCGGACGAAGGTGGAGGAATGGTGGAAGGACAAGTTCGACGCAAGAATGTACACGAACTTTCATGAGCTCCTGGCCGATCCGAACATCGACAGCGTCTCCATAGCCACACCGGATCACTGGCATACGCCGGTGGCGCTCCACGCCCTCCTGGCGGGAAAGCATGTCTATGTGGAGAAGCCCTGCTCCCACAATATCCATGAGGCGCTGGTGCTCGACAAGCTCGCCCGGGACACGGGGCTCTGCGTGCAGCACGGCACCCAGCACCGCAGCGGCGAGGGACCTATTGAGATGGTCAAGCTGCTTCGCGAGGGGATCATCGGCAAGGTGCGCATGGCCAAGGCCATCAACCACCAGCTCCGCGGGCCCATCGGCCGCGAGCCCGACAGCGAAGCCCCGGCGGGTGTGGACTATGACATGTGGCTCGGGCCCGCGCCGAAGCGTCCCTTCTCCAGGAATCGCTGGCACTACAACTGGCATTGGCACTGGGACTACGGCACGGGCGATACGGGTAACGATGGCGTGCACCAGATCGACGTGATGCGCTGGGGCATGGGCGTCGACCTGCCCAACCGCTGCACCTCCGTTGGCGCCCAGTTGTATTACGACGACGACCATGAGACGCCCGACACGCAGACGGCGATCTTCGAGTACGACGACGTCCATCTCATGTTTGAGATGCGGCTCTGGACCAACTACAAGCTGGCGGGCCACGACAACGGCGTATTCTTCTACGGCGACAAGGGTACCCTGGAGATCGGCCGCGAGGGGTGCTTCATTCAGCTCATCGGCGAGGAGCGCAAGCGCATGGGCGACTCCCACAACTTCACGGCCAACGTCGCAAACTTTGTGGCTTGCGCCAAAGCGGGCACGCCGGACAAGCTGAACGCGCCCATCAGTGAAGGCGTGAAGTCCACGATTCTGTGTCACCTCGCCAATATTGGCACCCGGGTCGGCCGGCCCCTGACGTTGAGCCCGGATAAATCGAGCTTTATCGGCGATGACGCGGCGAACAACCTGATCGCCCGCACCTATCGCGAGGGCTATGAGCTCCCCAATGCATAA
- a CDS encoding phenylalanine--tRNA ligase subunit beta: MRVSLNWLKEYVNIDVSSEELAHQMTMLGLEIESIEQLGGDIKDVFVGQILSIEPHPDADKIVVCQTDVGGETALQICCGAKNMKVGDKVPTAVVGASLPGGFEIARRKMRGVESQGMMCASTELGLPKGEDGLLILDPSAPVGMNIKTHLGLDDTVLEIEVTPNRADWASMIGVARELAALYNTELRIPEVSVAEEGSPVEGQTSVTVEAADLCPRYMGRVLSNVKVGPSPEWLCKRLIAAGQRPINNIVDITNFVLLETGQPLHAFDLNKLAENCIVVRRAKAGETINTLDGEKRNLAEDMLVIAEGKDPQCVAGVMGGADSEVDEGTTTIFLESAFFHPASVRKTSRGLALISESSQRFQRGADPEMAAYALDRAAQLMAELSGAEVARGVIDAYPVPFKPREVTLRFARTLRLLGVDLAAEVQCGLLQRLGLEVIARNDHEATFRVPLRRHDVSMEADLIEEVARLYSFDNIPVTLPTVRRCEKVFAPEEARIRALRHFLAGLGLTELYNWSFSCPEDVARAALPAEYANMVVLQNPLSEKQATMRSSLLQAHLGNAARNLNYGVTSIAGFEIGPVYVPADGDALPSQARRVGIVLAGNAAAADWSQKARPADFYDLKGLVEAVLAEFGVSAKFEETDFPTFQKGQRAAIVANKKTIGYLGKAASAVVRAFDTEGSIYLAELDLDVLLGSRPAASQFAPVPTFPPSVRDLAVVVDAAVPAGGLRDMASQSGGNLLRAVEIFDIFTGPQVGEGKKSVALNLVFQSNERTLTDQDTQKAFDKILKRLQHEYKAELR; this comes from the coding sequence ATGCGCGTTTCCCTGAATTGGCTTAAAGAATATGTAAACATCGATGTTTCCTCCGAGGAACTCGCGCACCAGATGACCATGCTCGGTCTGGAGATTGAATCCATCGAGCAACTAGGCGGCGACATCAAGGATGTTTTTGTCGGCCAGATTCTGTCCATAGAGCCCCACCCGGACGCGGACAAGATCGTGGTCTGCCAGACGGATGTGGGCGGCGAGACAGCCCTTCAGATCTGTTGCGGCGCCAAGAATATGAAGGTGGGGGACAAAGTCCCCACCGCCGTTGTGGGCGCCAGCCTGCCCGGCGGCTTCGAGATTGCCCGGCGCAAGATGCGGGGCGTTGAATCCCAGGGCATGATGTGCGCTTCGACGGAGCTGGGGCTTCCCAAGGGCGAAGACGGTCTGCTCATCCTCGATCCCTCCGCCCCGGTTGGCATGAACATCAAGACCCACCTCGGGCTGGATGACACGGTGCTCGAGATCGAAGTGACGCCGAACCGGGCCGACTGGGCCAGCATGATCGGCGTAGCCCGCGAACTTGCCGCCTTGTACAACACCGAACTTCGCATTCCCGAAGTCAGTGTCGCCGAAGAGGGAAGCCCCGTCGAAGGGCAGACCTCCGTCACGGTTGAGGCGGCCGATCTCTGTCCGCGCTACATGGGGCGGGTACTATCGAACGTCAAGGTGGGCCCGAGCCCCGAATGGCTCTGCAAACGTCTCATTGCCGCCGGGCAGCGTCCGATCAACAACATCGTGGATATCACCAATTTCGTGCTTCTGGAAACGGGCCAGCCGCTCCACGCCTTCGATCTCAATAAGCTCGCCGAAAACTGCATCGTGGTGCGGCGCGCGAAAGCCGGTGAGACCATCAACACCCTCGACGGCGAGAAACGCAACCTGGCGGAAGACATGCTCGTCATCGCCGAAGGAAAAGATCCACAGTGCGTAGCGGGCGTCATGGGCGGCGCGGACAGCGAAGTTGACGAAGGCACCACCACCATATTCCTGGAGAGTGCCTTCTTCCACCCGGCCTCCGTGCGCAAGACTTCCCGCGGCCTCGCCCTCATCTCCGAGTCGTCCCAGCGCTTCCAGCGCGGCGCGGATCCGGAAATGGCGGCCTATGCCCTCGATCGCGCGGCCCAGCTTATGGCCGAACTGTCCGGCGCTGAAGTGGCGCGGGGCGTCATCGACGCGTACCCTGTCCCCTTCAAGCCCCGCGAAGTCACCCTGCGCTTTGCCCGAACACTTCGTCTGCTCGGTGTGGATCTTGCCGCAGAGGTGCAGTGCGGCTTGCTCCAGCGCCTGGGCCTGGAGGTCATCGCGCGCAACGACCATGAGGCTACGTTTCGCGTTCCCCTTCGCCGCCACGACGTTTCCATGGAGGCGGATCTCATTGAAGAGGTGGCCCGGCTTTACAGCTTCGACAACATTCCCGTCACGCTGCCCACGGTACGCCGCTGCGAGAAGGTCTTCGCCCCGGAAGAAGCGCGCATTCGCGCACTGCGACATTTCCTGGCGGGGCTCGGCCTGACCGAGCTCTACAACTGGTCCTTCAGTTGCCCGGAAGATGTCGCCAGGGCCGCGCTTCCGGCCGAGTATGCCAATATGGTGGTGCTGCAGAACCCGCTCTCGGAAAAGCAGGCAACCATGCGGTCCAGTTTGCTGCAGGCCCATCTGGGCAATGCCGCGCGCAACCTGAACTACGGCGTGACCTCCATCGCGGGCTTCGAGATCGGGCCGGTGTACGTTCCCGCCGATGGCGATGCCCTGCCTTCGCAGGCGCGACGTGTGGGCATTGTCCTCGCGGGCAACGCCGCTGCCGCGGACTGGTCCCAGAAAGCGCGTCCCGCGGACTTCTACGACCTCAAGGGTCTGGTGGAAGCCGTGCTCGCCGAATTCGGCGTGTCGGCGAAGTTTGAGGAGACCGACTTTCCCACGTTCCAGAAAGGCCAACGGGCCGCCATCGTGGCGAACAAGAAGACTATCGGCTACCTCGGCAAGGCCGCCTCTGCCGTGGTTCGTGCCTTCGACACGGAGGGTTCGATCTACCTGGCCGAGCTTGACCTTGACGTCCTGCTGGGATCGCGTCCGGCTGCGTCGCAGTTTGCTCCCGTGCCCACGTTTCCGCCCTCGGTACGCGATCTGGCGGTCGTCGTGGATGCCGCTGTTCCAGCAGGCGGTCTGCGCGACATGGCATCCCAATCGGGCGGCAACTTGCTGCGTGCCGTAGAAATCTTTGATATCTTTACGGGCCCCCAGGTGGGCGAAGGCAAGAAGAGCGTCGCGCTGAACCTCGTGTTTCAATCAAATGAACGCACCCTTACCGACCAGGATACGCAGAAGGCCTTCGACAAGATCCTCAAGCGTCTTCAGCATGAATACAAGGCGGAACTTCGGTGA
- a CDS encoding SDR family oxidoreductase codes for MTQIRDKHVLITGGAQGMGALMARGCLARGAARVTLWDVNAYALESRVRELQGPGATVAGASVDLGDYMQIAEAATSLNDERPVDILINNAGIVVGRTLAEQSHEDIEKSIRVNTLGVIHTTRAFLPAMLARNSGHIVNIASASGFVPVPRLTTYAASKWACLGFSESLRVELREHRGMHVTTVCPSYVNTGMFAGAAAPFGAPLLEPGYAAEKILQGIERNTSMLRIPWIVNLVPMLYAALPAPIFDAVCGRWLGIYHSMDHFSGKPPTR; via the coding sequence ATGACGCAGATTCGGGATAAACACGTGCTCATCACCGGCGGAGCCCAGGGCATGGGCGCCCTTATGGCCAGGGGGTGCCTTGCGCGGGGCGCGGCCCGGGTGACCCTCTGGGACGTGAATGCCTATGCCCTCGAATCGCGCGTGCGCGAATTACAGGGTCCCGGTGCTACGGTGGCGGGGGCATCCGTGGATCTGGGGGATTACATGCAAATTGCCGAAGCGGCGACGAGTCTAAACGATGAGCGCCCGGTGGATATCCTCATCAACAATGCGGGTATCGTCGTGGGACGGACTCTTGCCGAGCAGTCGCACGAAGATATCGAGAAGTCCATAAGGGTCAATACCCTCGGCGTCATCCACACCACGCGGGCCTTTCTCCCCGCCATGCTCGCGCGCAACAGCGGCCACATCGTCAACATCGCATCGGCCTCGGGCTTTGTGCCGGTGCCACGCCTCACCACCTACGCCGCGAGCAAGTGGGCCTGCCTGGGATTCTCCGAATCGCTGCGCGTAGAACTGCGGGAACACCGGGGCATGCACGTGACGACGGTGTGCCCCAGCTATGTCAATACGGGCATGTTTGCCGGCGCCGCCGCGCCTTTTGGCGCGCCCCTGCTTGAACCGGGCTATGCTGCGGAAAAGATTCTTCAGGGAATTGAGCGAAACACGTCCATGCTGCGCATACCATGGATCGTGAACCTCGTCCCCATGCTTTACGCGGCGTTGCCCGCTCCGATCTTTGATGCGGTATGCGGGCGGTGGCTCGGGATCTATCATTCCATGGACCACTTCTCCGGCAAACCGCCGACACGCTGA
- the zapA gene encoding cell division protein ZapA, which translates to MSDEFVQARVAKVNLRLPIYRDRQTTLTIADEVTARVAAMEAEAGRIDSQAFALQAAFAYAAELHAEKAERDADTRELLKVLDRIAGQLARLLEENEE; encoded by the coding sequence ATGAGCGATGAATTCGTGCAGGCCAGGGTAGCCAAAGTAAACCTGCGCCTTCCCATCTACCGCGACCGCCAAACGACCCTGACCATTGCCGATGAGGTGACGGCCCGTGTCGCCGCGATGGAGGCCGAGGCCGGACGTATCGACAGCCAGGCTTTTGCCCTCCAGGCCGCCTTCGCCTACGCCGCCGAGCTTCACGCGGAGAAGGCCGAGCGCGACGCGGACACACGGGAACTGCTGAAGGTTCTGGATCGAATCGCGGGGCAACTGGCGCGGCTGCTTGAAGAGAATGAAGAATAG
- a CDS encoding NAD(P)-dependent oxidoreductase, translated as MHNGMEQRPVGLIGLGLLGKAIAGRLLSAGMTVTGCDVAQRARDEAQALGVTVVEDHHAVAATCGVIVLSLPTSEIRQALLWGGGGLAKSLPEGALLLDTTTGRPEDTEVDWARLNALQIDFVDVCVLASSALVARGEAVLLVGDAESRAGGYAPLLRTFGRQIFYLGKAGDGSRMKLMANQVLGLNRLVLAEALGLAERCGLDLEMTLDVLKSGPASSQVMFTKGARMIAGDFTPEARLAQHAKDVGLILEMGERCGAKLPLSALHREVLNQLIDSGHGGEDNSAVVRAFKQE; from the coding sequence ATGCATAACGGAATGGAACAGCGCCCGGTGGGCCTGATCGGGCTCGGTTTGCTCGGAAAGGCTATCGCCGGGCGCCTTCTTTCGGCCGGTATGACGGTGACCGGTTGCGACGTTGCCCAGCGCGCCCGGGACGAGGCCCAGGCGCTGGGGGTCACTGTCGTGGAGGATCACCACGCGGTGGCGGCGACGTGCGGCGTGATCGTGTTGAGCTTGCCCACCTCTGAAATCCGGCAGGCGTTGCTTTGGGGTGGTGGCGGTCTTGCGAAATCGTTGCCGGAAGGGGCACTGCTCCTCGACACCACCACGGGACGTCCCGAGGACACGGAAGTGGACTGGGCCCGGCTCAATGCCCTCCAGATCGACTTTGTTGATGTATGCGTTCTCGCGTCGAGCGCCCTCGTGGCACGGGGCGAAGCCGTGTTGCTCGTGGGCGATGCCGAGTCTCGCGCCGGGGGCTATGCACCGCTCCTGCGGACCTTTGGACGGCAGATATTCTATCTGGGCAAAGCTGGCGATGGGAGCCGCATGAAGCTGATGGCCAATCAGGTGCTGGGACTGAACCGCCTCGTACTGGCGGAGGCCCTGGGGTTGGCGGAGCGTTGCGGACTCGATCTGGAAATGACCCTCGACGTGCTCAAGTCCGGTCCGGCTTCATCCCAGGTCATGTTCACCAAGGGAGCCCGCATGATCGCGGGGGATTTCACGCCCGAGGCTCGACTCGCGCAGCATGCGAAGGACGTGGGCCTGATCCTGGAAATGGGCGAGCGGTGCGGCGCGAAGTTGCCCCTCAGCGCGCTGCACCGAGAGGTGCTGAACCAGTTGATCGATTCAGGCCACGGTGGCGAAGACAATTCGGCAGTGGTGCGGGCCTTTAAGCAAGAATAG